In Variovorax sp. OAS795, a single window of DNA contains:
- a CDS encoding NIPSNAP family protein, with protein sequence MIIEQRTYELKPGSLPEFLAGYEAEGLPLQREALGRLIGYFVAEIGELNRIVQLWGFDSYEDRLSRRAALSANPQWRSFLGKSAGHVVRQRSELLAPASFSPIR encoded by the coding sequence ATGATCATCGAACAACGCACCTATGAGCTGAAGCCCGGCTCGCTGCCTGAATTCCTCGCGGGCTACGAGGCCGAGGGGCTCCCGCTGCAGCGCGAGGCGCTGGGCCGGCTCATCGGGTACTTCGTCGCCGAGATTGGCGAGCTGAACCGCATCGTGCAGCTGTGGGGCTTCGACTCCTACGAAGACCGCCTGTCGCGCCGCGCCGCGCTCTCGGCCAATCCACAGTGGCGCAGCTTCCTCGGAAAGTCGGCCGGCCACGTGGTGCGGCAGCGCAGCGAACTGCTGGCCCCGGCGAGCTTCTCGCCGATCCGCTAG
- a CDS encoding VOC family protein, with the protein MIRSLLQVGMTVPELEVGRAFYELFGLEARVSGADLLFHCEGSAQDLLRLMPGARKKLSYVSLGTNAAGMDALMANLQRHGVGLADSPFGPMPGIWVRDPHGDWLNVQVAEAQPSSAPAAAEINAPGRYRRIGTRACDPSSQQKRARPRRMGHLIKFSPDVDRSVAFYTEVLGMKVSDRAGDILAFLRGSAGGDHHIVAFAHSTHTGLHHISFEVGDIDEIEIGAQTLLRAGYKDGFGLGRHVGGSNYFHYIRDPWNSLVEYFWDIDVIPEDDSAWEALNVTPQELTAVWAATPPPPEFPMNFEEREE; encoded by the coding sequence ATGATCCGATCGCTGCTGCAAGTGGGCATGACCGTCCCGGAACTCGAGGTCGGCCGCGCCTTCTACGAACTCTTCGGACTGGAGGCGCGGGTCTCGGGCGCCGACCTGCTCTTCCACTGCGAGGGCAGTGCCCAGGACCTGCTTCGACTGATGCCCGGCGCGCGCAAGAAGTTGAGCTACGTCTCGCTCGGCACGAATGCGGCCGGCATGGACGCGCTGATGGCCAATCTCCAGCGCCATGGCGTGGGGCTGGCCGACAGCCCTTTCGGGCCGATGCCGGGCATCTGGGTTCGCGATCCGCACGGCGACTGGCTCAACGTGCAGGTGGCCGAGGCGCAGCCATCGAGCGCGCCAGCGGCGGCCGAGATCAACGCGCCGGGACGCTACCGCCGCATCGGCACGCGTGCATGCGACCCCTCCTCCCAGCAGAAGAGGGCCAGGCCGCGGCGCATGGGCCACCTCATCAAGTTCTCTCCCGACGTGGACCGCTCGGTCGCGTTCTATACCGAGGTGCTCGGCATGAAGGTGTCGGACCGTGCGGGCGACATCCTGGCCTTCCTGCGCGGCAGTGCGGGCGGCGACCACCACATCGTGGCCTTTGCCCACAGCACGCACACGGGGCTGCACCACATCAGCTTCGAAGTCGGCGACATCGACGAGATCGAGATCGGCGCACAGACCCTGCTGCGCGCGGGCTACAAGGACGGCTTCGGGCTGGGGCGCCATGTGGGAGGCTCCAACTACTTCCACTACATCCGCGATCCGTGGAACAGCCTGGTCGAATACTTCTGGGACATCGACGTCATCCCCGAGGACGACAGCGCATGGGAAGCCCTGAACGTCACGCCGCAGGAGCTGACCGCGGTCTGGGCGGCGACACCGCCGCCGCCGGAGTTCCCCATGAACTTCGAAGAACGCGAAGAGTGA
- a CDS encoding YciI family protein, with protein MAAPQESAQELLRAMLNKPLYVALRKPADLARMAQFLEPHLRWMIGAERRGELFASGPFTDDTSAPGSLGGLSIVRAASLAHARELLSCDPFVKEGVVTINVKKWLLMEGGFSVAVRLSDQSARLF; from the coding sequence ATGGCCGCGCCGCAGGAAAGCGCGCAGGAGCTGCTGCGCGCGATGCTCAACAAGCCGCTCTATGTGGCGCTGCGAAAGCCCGCCGACCTCGCGCGCATGGCGCAGTTCCTCGAGCCGCACCTGCGCTGGATGATCGGCGCGGAACGCAGGGGCGAGCTGTTCGCCTCCGGGCCTTTCACCGACGACACCAGCGCGCCGGGTTCGCTCGGCGGCCTGTCGATCGTGCGGGCCGCATCGCTGGCGCATGCACGGGAGCTGCTGTCCTGCGACCCGTTCGTGAAGGAAGGCGTCGTGACGATCAACGTGAAGAAGTGGCTGCTGATGGAGGGCGGCTTCTCCGTCGCTGTGCGGTTGTCGGACCAGTCCGCCCGTCTTTTCTAG
- a CDS encoding LysR family transcriptional regulator, which produces MKDLNLLYTFEAIWRDRSVTGAAESLGLTQAAVSASLKRLREEYEDKLFTPVGRKMEPTPLASDLAPMLLDVLSMVRKTQVERRGFDPATAKRMFTVRTRDIGEAVSFPPIMAALAQCAPGIRLRTVFRTIPETVSGLAAGQLDFALGFLPSLEAGIHRRLIHTQHYVCVMRTGHPLADKKMTLERFSESEHLLVEYSGSGHIQLERALIDAGARNRIKIRLPQYLAAPHFVVSSDLLWSAPAILAETLAKHYPLVIKPIPLDLPSFEIFLYWHDRYHQDPANKWMRDFVVQRLASD; this is translated from the coding sequence GTGAAAGACCTCAACCTGCTCTATACCTTCGAGGCCATCTGGCGCGACCGCTCCGTGACCGGCGCCGCCGAGAGCCTCGGCCTGACTCAGGCTGCGGTGAGCGCCTCGCTGAAGCGCCTGCGCGAGGAATACGAGGACAAGCTGTTCACGCCCGTCGGCCGGAAGATGGAGCCGACGCCGCTGGCTTCGGACCTGGCGCCGATGCTGCTGGACGTGCTTTCCATGGTCCGCAAGACGCAGGTGGAGCGCCGGGGCTTCGACCCGGCCACGGCCAAGCGGATGTTCACCGTGCGCACCCGCGACATCGGCGAAGCGGTTTCCTTTCCGCCGATCATGGCGGCCCTTGCGCAGTGCGCGCCGGGCATCCGGCTGCGAACGGTCTTTCGAACGATCCCGGAAACCGTCAGCGGCCTGGCGGCCGGGCAGCTCGACTTCGCGCTGGGGTTCCTGCCGTCGCTCGAGGCGGGAATCCACCGCCGGCTGATCCACACCCAGCACTACGTGTGCGTCATGCGCACCGGCCATCCGCTCGCCGACAAGAAGATGACGCTGGAACGCTTCAGCGAAAGCGAACACTTGCTGGTGGAGTACTCCGGCAGCGGCCACATCCAGCTGGAACGCGCGCTGATCGACGCGGGCGCGCGCAACCGCATCAAGATTCGGCTGCCCCAGTATCTGGCGGCGCCGCACTTCGTGGTGAGTTCCGACCTGCTGTGGTCGGCGCCGGCCATTCTTGCCGAGACGCTCGCGAAGCACTACCCGCTTGTCATCAAGCCGATCCCCCTGGACCTGCCCAGCTTCGAGATTTTCCTGTACTGGCACGACCGCTACCACCAGGACCCCGCGAACAAGTGGATGCGCGACTTCGTCGTGCAGCGGCTGGCTTCCGACTGA